In Lathyrus oleraceus cultivar Zhongwan6 chromosome 2, CAAS_Psat_ZW6_1.0, whole genome shotgun sequence, the DNA window ccttggtctaggtcttaacgcttcttacgcgtcccctggcagctcctccttgggcctagctaatccagcccattaggagccttggcccagcgctgggggctcaatataaatacccctttcatggcaaaggggcaggtattctaactcacactctgataatctcattctgtaccttttctgacttaagcgttggagcaccttgcaggtacacccccctctcatttcattctccggcccattcaccaagaccttggaaggccctcctgatcaggtgagatcagtaatgattctcgtatgaatgtatacaaagtatttatctcgtttaattttgaaagcggtttagaaaaaatataacttggtaatgattctagtatgaatgtataccaagtaGTTATTTTCTAGTAaatgttttgcaaagtgtgatgtaGGAAAAATGTTCTAGGTTGTGAatcagcaattaagagttatacctacccaaggtctttatgggtatttcctatccttaggagggtaaaattgtccttactattgagaagtaagtagttttatcctttggatgtaaaagggtcatcgtagggtcatcgattggtcattgaaggcaacatttgtaaggataccttagcattcgaagggacgatcatcatttaaccgtaggctacaccgaagggttatcgagggacaaaatcatatattcgaaggcaacatccgagggactatgatttatatgatgatttaatcgaagggtctttgctaagtgtatccccacattcgcgggacatgaccgtaataccgtaatatcgtagggtaacgaagagaggtccaagatcacatattcaaaggccatattttacaatcaattaggtaattaggattAATCTCCAcattaatacattaaaatcaattaagtaattaggtccacattaaaatcgattaagtaatcaggatgaatctccacaagggtatcccacaaataaagtggaatacctagccagctaccctcttcgggagtatgtgagtccttacaatattcagcaaacaggtcagaataccaaatcagggtgcaatcgaagattacaccgcaaaagaaacacagcagtatgaatgtcaggcaaaataacgcatgattaacatagaacagatcagataagcataggaCATAACAACCAAAACTTTAGCGACTGTCGCattcgcctctgcctcgcctagcgaaggcttagcgaatgctcgctacatgctcgcttagcgatgtgctagcgagcgactgcgggtTTCGAATTTCAGAATAATACAATCTCAGCCTGCTGCACgccctatggcattcaattacagaaataacatggtcaaatattcaggatattcaggcatacttaaactcatatgcaaaatctaattacatatccaaaaattcaatcatgatgcattatgtatttagagattacagattggaagcataaaacagtagtgatgcgcaaacctgtttgcaattgaattgcaacgttgaattggcagatcacttgtggtatcggattgagttgggcggaggtatCCTTTGTGCCGATGAGTTGCtttcagggtttcctttagggttgctccGAATTCTCTTGGTTGACCTCCAAGGTTTGTTCGCCAGGGTTCCGATTCGTCTCCCTCTGTCCTCCGTTTTCGTCCCCCTCTTCttgaatgaagctctgctatttataatgctctttttgtgacctaatgggctcagaatgaagcccagaattttctgatatccgcaagcttcgctaggcgagtggctttagcgaagggttcgctaggcgaaggatttgctcgcctagcgagcatgccagtttgagccattttctggatttggccacctgtatgctgggtattggttcccttaagatcaatgtcttgaagaataagttggagtgccttgaaaaatgccatgtaatattaacgggcaaattttggggtatgacaaccCGCAATGGCGATACAAGTGTATGTGGATGAAAGAGCTTCCGCTTGAGAAAGAGCATAGTGGATGAACTCATACTTGAGGGGGAGATCATTTTGTACAAGTGTCAGTTGGAAGTCACACATTTCTTAAAAAAGTAGAGGTTGAGCACTTTATAAGTGAGGGGACTCATACATCTATtaccttaaggttttgggtgaatatgcggtgtctctctcacttgtgtgttTCTCTTGACCCAATGTGGAGGCTTATCATGATGACCCAACAACTTTGGTATGAGGATCTTCTCCGGTTTGACAGATTTCCTTCTTGCTAGTTTCCTCTACCAATCGAATTGTTGTAGCTTCCGCTATCTTTATTGTCGAACCACTTCCCATTGCCTTTCATTTCTCTTGCTGATTGCGCCTGCAAAGCCACATCACTCTTCAACTTGCTTGCATCTCTTTCGACCATTCTTTGGTCACGAGATTCAAGAGccccttgaagctcttcctttgtaAGTGTTGACAAATTTTATGACTCTTCTATGACTACTACCATGTGGTCAAACTTTAGAGCCAATAACCTCAAGATTTTTGCGACaactgatcttgatgtcaacacttctccacataccatgatttgattcaccagtttcatAACTCCAGTGAAAAATCAATTATGCTTTCACTTTtttccatctgaagcaattcatacgttcttttgtgagtttgtaacctcacatCTTTCACATTCTCAGTGCCTCAAAATGATTTGTCAAGAATTTCTCATGCTTCTTTTGCTAATTCAACATCATTGACCTTTTTGAAATTATCTGCATCAACATTGATGAATCATAAAGAGggctttataatctttcttcttcaattctttcTGCGCAACCTTTTATTCACCTGTCGTGTTTGGTGCGAGCGGTGTCACTCCCTCCTTCATAAGATCCCAAAGATATTGATAGCAAAAAACAATCTTTATCTGCTCGTACCAATTCTAGTAGTTCTGATTCTTCATAATTGAGAGGCTCGCCGAAAAATACTCGTTCAGATGATTCATCAAGTTATGCTTCCCAAGAATCACATAGCTAGTGCTCTAGAAATCAGATGTTGGAAATTCGCTAAATTCCTAATGTGGAATTTCACAAAACCTATGAAAAATTTCGAACCAAATCTTGAAGAATAAGaatcaatttttttaattgattacTTCTCTTGTTTTTCACtattcactcgagtgaatcaaccaacaTTTGTTGCAAGATTATTCTATTGCACGATGATTATTGAAGGAAGGAATGAAAATATGAAATTGGGTAAGAAAGTAAAAATTAGGATTTTAGAGAAAAGAGAATAAGAAGAATTTCGACAGAGTTTCTCTTTGCCTTCAAAGTGAAGTTTAATTTAACAACTTTATTTTGTGTTGTATTATAATCAATGACATGAGACCTCCTTATTTATAGGATGAGATTACTTGTACACCAAACAATCTCCAACTAACATAACTAACTCAGATAAACCATAACAATAAAGTTAAGTCTATAGTTTTGTCGACATTTCGACAACTATATAATTCGACACACATAAcatttcaacaacaacaaattATATCAAAAATGTTACTCGAACACAAAGAATTATCTTTTCGATAAAACTCGTTGAATGAATCAAAGTAAAATTCTCTTTAATCAATCTTAATACTTAAAATTGTTTAATGATATAAAAATCATACTTGAGAGTGTGTAAAATAGACCGTCTAATATACCTCAAAATTTATCATTGTTAATTTCAAAATTTTAAGACATTCTTCGTGACTAAATTAATAACTATTGATTTGTATTAAGAAGAGAGAAAATACTATGAAAATGAATTAACGCTTTCTCCCTCTCTCATTCACCTCACTTCTCATGAAAGTGGCGAAACGATGCGTTTGAGTTATACTTTGGAAAAAGTGAGAATACCGTTGAGTTGGAATGCACCGATTCGTGAAATAGTGCGGTACTGAGTGAACGAGTCAGGGTTTTCAGTATTTGGAGAACTTCGACGCTCACTCTCATTTCTCTCTCCATCACTTTCTGAATTTCATCATTCCAAATCATAAATTCTTCAATTTGTTAGTCCTTTTTTCCCAACTCagttagtttttattttttatttttttgaaaatttaattaCTGATATATGAATGAATCATAACCTATGGTTTTGCTTGCATGTGTGTTGAATCAGGAAGAAGAAGTTGTTGCGATGAAGATACCATTTCCATCGGAGAAGGATCAAGTTGATGTTGATGCAATGGACTCTTGTTCCCCAAATTCCGTTCCATCATTTCACATTCAACTCCCCAATCTCTCCACAGACATCGACTCCTTAGGTATTATTCCTAACATCCTGATTAATGCATGAATTGCTAACTCCTTATACCATTTATATCTATTTTCCCTTTTTGTATTTCTTACATGCTAAAATAAGCATAGAATCCAAGGTATATTGATTTTCAGTTCTCTTTTATGGTAAGTTGTTACATTTCCCCTGGTCAGACCAGAGTAGTCAAAATCGTGCAACTTATTGAAATCTATCAACCCTAGAAAGCACAGCCACCTAATCTGCCGACTCCTTTATGTGATGCTGAACGGTAATTGCTAAATGGTCACAGAGTTGAACTATAACTTTGATAAATGGCCATATCTGAACAAATCAAGCGTCATTAGCACCGCTGATTCCTGTTCCTTCGCCATGACCTCTATTCTCAATGTCGAGATGAAGTTTGTAGTTTGTATGTGTAGGATAGATCTTCTTCACTTTCTCCAACAAAAAAGAAGAAAGAGAGGCTGTGTTGATTTTTCGGATGCAGATTCGGATCTGAGTAACctgatattgatgttgttgtttgtttACTTTGGCGACTGGTGGTGATGTTTCCTTCTTGATATCGCTGATGCGCCTTTAAGAGTTCACGTTCTACTCCCTGTTAGCTGGTAGAATATGAACTACGACCTTTGTTTGCTTTGTTTACAGCTGGCCTTACTTAAATAGGAGTTTCTGCCTCTAGCTAGCTTGCTTTGGGCAGAAAGACCACGGGAAAGAAAAGATAAGGGCAACTTAGTTCTCATCCGCCCTTGCCTGCGAGCCTAGGAACAGCTTCACCTTGCGTCTGCTAACCACTGCTGAAAAGCTAGTGACCGGTAATCCGATGCTACCACCAGACTAGCCGGTATTACTTTAATCATGGATATGCATCATCGTTGTCACTGGTAACAATGAATTATGCACTTCATTTTAACAATAAAGTGGATCAACACTTGCCAAACAAAAATAGTGGATTTACTTCAGTGTATAGAAAAAATAAACCAGACCTAAACCAACTGTGAAATGTTTGTCAAAATAAACTAGATTAACTCAAGTGGTCTTAAAAAACCAAACTTTAGTCTTTATATTTGATTTATTCATTTAGGTTTGGTTAGCCACACTATGAATACCCTTGATTGTGAGAGGCTAATTTTCTATATGATGCTTTTATGTTGTTTCAATGTCAATAACATTTTGCATCACCATGTTCAAAATATTTGCTTTAAGGATTACTTTAAGTGTATCAGCTGGGAGAAgacaattttttttatcatttcTATTCAATTGAAATTTGGAAAACATTGCCATATTCTGAATTATTTGGTCATAATTCATCGCTGTTACCATTTCTATAAaacttgaattagttgttactTCTCAATACTGGGCTTCACCTTGATCTAGTCTGTTTCTTTGGTTTCTAGACAGCATGCGTGTGGTTTTCTTAATTTATTTTCCATTCTTAGTCTAAttgatgttttgtttttaaaATTCACTTATTTAAGAACTCATGCTTCTTTATACAGAGGTACTCACCAGACGGGCAGCAATGTATCAGGACTACATGAAGCAGATCCCAATCCCGAGTAATCGAGGTTCTGTCATTCCGTTTACATCATGGATGGGACTAGGGAAATCCATCAAGCAGCTATACGGGCAGCCTCTACATTACCTCACAAATGTGGCCCTTAAGCAATGGGACCAATTGAGAATTGGCAGTGAGGATGAATGGAAGCCCTTGGACGATATAGTTCATCCATGCAAAGCAGAAGCATCCGTCTGGCTCATGGAAGAAGTCCATCGACAAACCTCGTCACATTTTTATATTGCTAATCTCTGGAAGGAGGACCCAGTGTACAGTGGGTTTGTTGATTCAATTTTCCCAAAATTAGAGCACACATCTTGAATCCTCTACTCACTGTATTATGGTATTTTCCATTTTAATACACAGCTGCATCAAAATGTTTGTCTCTCAGGATACTGCTAATGATGTAAAGAGGATTAACTACCTTTAGTGTTTGGTAACTTTAGTATTAAGGATATACTGCAATTGTTTATTCAATAAATAAGAAATCCATACTGCACTCTCTCAATTTTAAAAACAAACGGGTTTTTAGGCGTTTGACTCGactcctttccaattatttccCTCTTAACTAGGTCTTAAATATAATGaatatttttaaaaatcattGATTGTTTATATAATTTAATCATCAACTTAATATCTCTTTTCTATTTTTAGAGTCTGAATTCAAGAAATGATGAGTCACTTGTTATTATGTAACCGCTATTTGATTATTTGGGTTATATTGTGTATCAATTTTTTTAGCATAAGAGAGAGAGGTCTGTGTCAAAGTTATTCTATATGAACTTGATTGATTATATAAGTTTATAGCTGatgataattttatttgttctcttttcaaaaaaaagcctccattttaaaaaaaaaaattgtgatGTATCCTAAATTAACAAAGTTAAAATTTGTGATGTATTCTAAATTAGAAATGTTTAAATTTGTGATGTATTCTAAATTAGCAAAAGTTAAAATTTGTGAACTACGAAAGTTAAGTAGAGTTTAGAGTTTCTTCCTCACTATATAAGTTAGGTGCATATAAATAGACATAAGTTAGGTATATATAAATAGATATGTTTGTAATTTAGTTTGTACAATCATAATTCAATATTATTAATCCTTATTTTCATTCTCTCTCATtctttctctcctcactaaaagtgTCTCACGCATTAACAAATTGATATCTAGAGCTTCAATTAGATTCTTTGATCGTGTTTTCAAGAACAAAACGTCGGCGATCGTGTTTCCGGGACGTGGGTTGTTAATCAATCGCTACAAAGATGAATAATACAGATGGCATTTCAaattctcttccaattcttgacgGCAAGAAATGGATCTGATGGAGAAAATAGATGCAATCTATGTTTGACTTTCATGACACCCTAAAAGTGGTTATTAATGGCGTCTCTGAGCTTGCTAAGAATGCAACTGATGCTCAGATAGTTGCGAACAAGGAGACGATGAAGAAATATTACAAGGCTGCGTATTGCATTCAATCAACTGTAGATTCGGGGAATTTCGACAAAATCTCTCATGCTGAATCGACGAAGGAGGCATGAgatattcttgtcaagtactACGAAGGAGGTGAGAAAGTCAAATTCGTTAAATTGCAGACTTTGCGGCGACAGTATGAATTGCTGCaaatggaagaagatgaaaagattgcaGGTTATGTGTCGAAGGTAGAGAATCTTGTCCATCTCATGAAGGATTGTGGTGAAACCCTAAttgataagatgatagttgaaAAGTTAACGCATATgttgacctctcactttgatcacattatcgtagctattcaagaatccaacaatcttgaaaccaTGAAATTGGAAGATTTGGTTGGTTTGTTGGAGGCGCATGAAAATAGGATTGTTGAAAGGAAATGGGTTCAAGATTCAATACAAGCACTACAAGCTCAGGCATGAAAGAATTATGGTGGTTCCAATAAATTCAAAGGCAAAGGAGACAAGACTCAGAGCAAGAAGTCTTGGTCGAATCCTCAAAAGCATAAGATCGATGATAAAGCTTATGAATCCTCGAAAAGAGGATAAGGAAACTCctatcagaaagacaaagagaaaaaGGTGCACAATGCTATAACAATGAAAAATTGGATCACTTGGCCAAGAATTGTTGGTACAATAAAGACAAGGAGAAATGAGTAAATCTTGCACACCAAGATTCAAATGATTATGAAAATGTGGTGGTTATGGCTGCAGTGCAGATGACCATGTCGACTCCAAGATCATGTTTCCTTGACTCGGGATGCTCGAATCACATGACTAGTCGAAAAGTGTGGTTAGCAGATTTCGACTCGTCGAAGAAGATCAAGGTCACACTTGCTGATAATAGCTCGTTGCAAACAAAAGGTACTAGCGACATAGTTATTCAAAGGAGAAATGGAGGAAAAACTATGATCAAAGATGTACTCTATGTACTTGGAATGAAGTGGAATCTGCTAAGTGTTGGACAATTGATCGAAAATGGTTTCTCAGTGATTATGAAAGATGGAGCCTTGAAACTGTTCGACACTCATAATAATTTGGTCTTGAAATCCCCTTTGTTGAAGAACAGGACATTTAAGACCATGATCAGTTCGACTGAGCTACAATGCCTCAAAACAGTTGTCAACTACAAGAATAATTGGTTGTGACATTTGAGGTTTGGCCACTTGAATTTTAGGTCACTCAATCAGCTAATCACTCAAGATATGGTAACTGATATACCAAGTCTAGAGATGCCCAACAAACTCTGTAAATATTGCTTAGTAGGGAAGCAATCCAAAAAGTCTTTCGTTTCAACTATGCCAATGAGATCCTCTTGCATACTAGAAGTAGTACATTCATATGTATGTGGCCCGTTTGAGGATCATACCATTAGTGAAACACATGTATTTTGTCTCATTTATCGATGAGTATAGTTGAAAGTTTTGGATCTATGTGATCAAGCGAAAGGACGAAGCATTTGCATTCTGTAAGAGATTCAAATACTTGTCGAAAACCagagtgaaaagaagatcaaggttCTGCGAACAGATGAAGGTGGCAAATATATATCAATGATGTGTGAAGAATTCTATGTAGAACATGGTATTGATCATGAGGAAACTACTCCTTACACGTCTTAACATATTGGAATAGCAGAAAGAAGAAATATgaccacattggacatggcgAGATACATACTTAAGCAGAAGAATTTGCCAAAATCCTTATGAAGTGAAGTTGTTTCCACTGCTGTTTATATTCTGAACATGTGCCATACCAAGAAGTTGAAGAACAAGGTTCCTGAAGAAGTGTGCAGCAGAAAACGACCATCAatgagtcatctgaaggtgtttggctCTATTTGTTACAAGCATGTTCCTGATGCTAGAAAAAGGAAGTTTGATGATAAGAGTGAACCTATGATTCTGGTATGATATCATAAAATTGGTACATACAGACTATTCAATCCAACTAATCAGAAGATCGTGATGAGTCGAGATATTTTGATTGATGAAAATTATGCATGGGATTAGAATTATAGTGATGCAATTGATAAGCCATTGATGAGCTATGATTTCGAAAAAGTAAGTAATGATGTCAAAGTCAAAGATATTGTCGATAGTCTAGTCGAATTAGAAGGAGCTACTAACATGCCCGACATAATCGAAATCGAAGATGGTGTAGCTAGTACTAGTCAAAGACCTTAAAGAACTAGAGTTCTTCCAACAAGACTTCAAGACTATGAAGTGATTAgtgatgatgaagtcacaccATATGGAGAACTAGTTCATTTCACCTTACTTGTAGGTGTTGAACCAATCAACTATAGCGAATCCTTAAACGATAAATAGTGGAAGTTAGCTATGGTCGAAGAGTTACAATCAATAAAAAGAAACAACACATGGGAGTTAGTCTAATTGCCAGCACATACAAAAGGTATCGAAGTGAAATGAGAGTTTAAGTTGAAGCACAATGTTGATGGGTCGATAGTAAGACATAAGGCGAGATTCGTAGCTTAAGGTTTTTTCCAGAGAGCATGAGTCGACTAATTTGAAGTATACGCACCAGTAGCTATATTGGAGATTGTTCGACTAGTAGTCTCCTTGACACGTAATCATGGTTGGTCGAAAgttcacttagatgtgaaatcaacatttttgaatggtccCTTAGACAAAGAAGTCTATGTCATACAACCTCCTGAGTTTGTGATACAGGAGGAAGCAAGGAAAATGTATAAGTTGCACAAAGTGCTATATGGCCTCAAGCAGGCACCTAGGGCATGGAACAAGAAGATCGACGCATACTTAGTCGAACTGAGATTCGTCAAATGTAGGTCGGAGTATGGTGTATATGCACAGGTTGTGGCACACGATATAATAATCATCTGATTATATGTGGATTACTTGTTGGCAACTAGAAATAGCTTGAAGAACTTGTCGAAGTTCAAAGAGCTGATGATGAGGGAATTCGAAATGTCGGGTCTGGGAAACTTGTCTTATTTCCTAGGCATGTAATTTCAAATGTCGAAGCAAGGTATGGTGctacatcaaagaaagtatgtcaaaTAGATACTCAAGTGATTCAGGATGGATGATTCGACTTTTGCATTTTCGCCCGTCGAACcaaatttgaagttggagaagcatggataggaagacaaagtcgatgcaactttgttcaaacaaTTTGCCGGATCTCTGAGATATGTGTGCAACAGTCGACCTGGTATATGTTTCTCAATCAGATTAGTGAGCAGATACATGAGTGAATCGACCTGGTATATGTTTTGTAATTCAGTTTGTACATAATTCAATAATATCAAATCTTACTTTCATtctttctctcctcactaaaagtgTCTTAGGCACTAACAATTACTCTACAATAATTTTTGATATATTTAAATATACGGTATAAATTAGAATTGAAATATGATGTGATATAAATGACCCGTTTGTTTTAGCtattttttaaaatgatttttatagtcTGACATAATTttgtgtaaaaaaatttacaaattaattttcataaaaacttcaaatgaaaatttcgtttaaatagttatttttaaaatgagattttagatatttttcatcattttattaaaaaaaatgtagatatacaaattttaaaaaattatttaattttgaaactatttcaaataacttttcataaaaatcatttttgaaatacaactttttgaaaaaattataattttgatCATATTTTAATCTTTAATAATGTACGTTTATCTTATAGAACGTCAAAATTAATcattcaattaaaaaaaaaagtttatgatatttttattttttttatagaatccatttttaaaaataaaaataaaattactTTTTTAAAATTAACACTAACACATCCAAAATTAGATCATAtattatataaattaaaattgaaataGGATGCGATATAAAGTTAGATCATCTAAAATGTCAAGTTAAATTTTAAAGagtaatgctaacttgtgccctaGGAACAAAAGATAAGAACTAAAGAAAATAATTTTGTATTGGAAATTGtgtattaattttaataaaagtataaaattaattttataattgaTTTTTTCAATACAAACTTTCTACAACTGAATGTCTTATCTTGTGCTCCAGGAGGACAAGTTAGGATTATCCAAATTTAAAACAACATAATCCTATTGATTTTTTACTTCGTTAATCAATTTTACACTATTAATACATCACAATCATCCATTTGTGTGTAAAATATCTTTAATAAATCAAATCAATGATTATAATGAACTGATAAGGTAAAATATCTTTACACTTTCAGACATTTCAATTAAATCCTttaaatatatattaaataattTATTCAAAGATATTAATATAAATTCCATTTAAGAGACTAATAAAAAGTTTTTAAAATTTCGATATTCCTGTCCAAAAAAAGCCCAACAATAAATTAAAAGTGAAAATTCGACTTTCCCTCAACTTATTGTGACTTGATGAACTTAAGATTTAGTCTCGCAAAGTCTAATTCGCCCTAACACTAAACCCATCTACATTGATTTAATTAACTTCATTTGGTGTTAATTACTTGTTTCGCTGCAGAGCAGAGAGGAGATTTTGTTCAAGTTTAGGGTTTCACATTTCAGATTATTTGGTTTTTCTTCTCTGAGCTTCAATCTTTTCAGGTTCTATTCATTCTCTTTCTTTTTCAATTCCTCTGTTTTTTCTTAGGTTCCATTTTAGTCATTGCTTTTAATTGATTTGTTTCATTTCATATTGAAATTATTAAATTAATACTGAAATCTGCATTCCATCAATGTCACCATCCAGTAAGGTATATTTCACAAATTGACTTGATTGCAATGTAATTAATTGTTGTGCTGATTATTTAGTAACTAGAATTCAGGATATTTCATTTTGAAATTCTCATCTTAGAAATGTGACTTGCTTGAATGATTTTGATCTTTGTACAGCTCATTTTCTTTAAACATTTAGGTTTTGTTTGAGAGTACGGAGGCGGAATGGGAAGGAGAAGGGAGGGTAGCCTCTCAAATTATGAATCATAGAAAATAGTGTAGCATAGCGGTTGATCCCAAAACGCTATAGCGGATAGAAGTATAACCGCTAAGCCGAAGTCTAGGAAAACAATTCGAAGAATGCACAAAATTAAACACATTCCTAACTAATTTTCAAAATTCATTGCGACTAATAATTCAAGCATAATCTATTGATGATTAGTTATGAATATGCCATACCGGTATAGTGTTTTGGGGGTCGGCTGCAATGCTACATTATCTGCTATTGACTACATAGGTTTCATCAGCCACAATAGACACTCCTTGTAACTAACTCATAACTGGTTGTAACTAACTAACTAATAGTTAGTTGTAACTAACTAATAATTAGTTAGACTCTTAGCTCTACTCAGAACAATCAAAATATATTGTTGCTTATGATAATATTCAGAAAATAGATTTCAGAGTCTCTCTATGAACACATTGCATAAATTCTATTAAGGATAATCATTACAATATCTCATATTGTGCTGATCTCTGTCATGTTATTGATATCTTCTATCTTTGATCCTTCTGAGCCGAACATGTGTATCGTGCTGTACTCCCACAGAAATTAAGGCCATGAAACTTGAACTTCTGTAGGTATACCTCCGATGtt includes these proteins:
- the LOC127120944 gene encoding protein RDM1; protein product: MKIPFPSEKDQVDVDAMDSCSPNSVPSFHIQLPNLSTDIDSLEVLTRRAAMYQDYMKQIPIPSNRGSVIPFTSWMGLGKSIKQLYGQPLHYLTNVALKQWDQLRIGSEDEWKPLDDIVHPCKAEASVWLMEEVHRQTSSHFYIANLWKEDPVYSGFVDSIFPKLEHTS